The following proteins are encoded in a genomic region of Streptococcus equi subsp. equi:
- a CDS encoding acetyltransferase produces MASFFEKLAEHRYLETERLCLRPVTLDDAKAMFDYASDEETVRYSFPANQTIEETRQVIASVYLASPLGRWGIVLKETGDFIGTLDLHHIQLDLGRAEIGYCLHKHHWGRGYATEAVKAVLVLCFEALGMNCVIAKHDKANPALGRVMAKSGMCFSHEEPYAKRDHLDSNRFVTVLHYYLTKEDYDKQKSLASANKPDRYLHNSFESS; encoded by the coding sequence GTGGCAAGCTTTTTTGAAAAACTAGCAGAGCATAGGTATCTTGAGACAGAGCGTCTATGCCTGCGTCCAGTGACCTTGGATGATGCCAAAGCCATGTTTGATTATGCTTCTGATGAAGAGACTGTCAGGTATAGCTTTCCAGCCAATCAGACAATTGAGGAGACCCGTCAAGTCATTGCTTCTGTCTATCTGGCTAGTCCACTTGGACGGTGGGGGATTGTGTTAAAGGAAACAGGAGACTTTATTGGGACGCTTGATCTTCATCATATACAGCTGGATTTAGGTAGAGCTGAGATTGGCTATTGTCTTCATAAGCATCACTGGGGAAGAGGCTATGCGACAGAGGCTGTCAAGGCTGTACTGGTCTTGTGTTTTGAAGCTTTAGGCATGAATTGTGTGATTGCTAAGCATGATAAAGCCAATCCGGCTTTGGGACGTGTTATGGCTAAAAGCGGCATGTGCTTTTCACATGAAGAGCCATATGCTAAGCGTGATCACCTTGATTCCAACCGTTTTGTGACAGTGCTGCACTATTATTTAACCAAAGAAGATTATGACAAGCAGAAATCACTGGCGTCAGCCAATAAGCCAGATCGTTACCTCCACAATAGCTTTGAGAGCAGCTAG
- a CDS encoding membrane protein, protein MYGYYVTSHFDPKFRDYYFNLKKEETIDFSKITPKSQTALGSYLPFKELKLGNFAPWNQLFLVINSAYILLLLLSVYFIAPVFSGDTAKNMNPILLTTRYGRNKLTIAKIISSYLISTSVFVTFYAIILAVFVWYFGLSGWDTSVQLNLYWINSNVNIMAFPEKMTLLGTFINLVTYQFIGLILITAITILISSKVKSPLTGFALSAASVFVPSFLMDIFQAGIPHKVLSILSVSTASTPNIMLKLAYDGFFGSFWVDGLVIVMIRLAFAFLCLYLAYLSIKRVSQ, encoded by the coding sequence GTGTATGGCTACTATGTAACTAGCCATTTTGATCCAAAATTTAGAGATTATTATTTTAATTTGAAAAAAGAAGAGACTATTGATTTCAGTAAGATCACCCCAAAATCTCAAACGGCTCTTGGCTCTTATCTTCCCTTTAAAGAGCTGAAGTTGGGTAATTTTGCACCCTGGAATCAGCTTTTTCTGGTCATAAATAGTGCTTATATCCTTCTTCTTCTTTTGTCTGTTTACTTCATCGCTCCTGTTTTTTCCGGTGATACTGCTAAAAATATGAATCCTATTTTATTGACAACTAGGTATGGTCGTAATAAACTTACGATAGCCAAGATAATAAGTAGTTACTTGATAAGCACCTCAGTGTTTGTTACTTTTTACGCCATAATATTAGCGGTCTTTGTTTGGTATTTTGGATTAAGTGGTTGGGACACGAGTGTTCAACTCAATCTGTATTGGATTAACAGCAATGTGAATATAATGGCTTTTCCAGAAAAAATGACTCTTTTGGGAACATTTATCAATCTAGTCACCTATCAGTTTATTGGGCTTATCCTGATTACGGCTATCACTATCCTTATTTCAAGTAAGGTTAAGTCTCCATTGACAGGTTTTGCCTTGTCTGCGGCTAGTGTTTTTGTACCAAGTTTTCTTATGGATATTTTCCAAGCAGGAATACCTCATAAGGTGTTGAGTATTTTATCTGTATCAACTGCGAGTACACCAAACATAATGCTTAAGCTTGCTTATGACGGCTTTTTTGGCAGTTTTTGGGTTGATGGATTAGTTATTGTCATGATTAGATTAGCTTTTGCATTTCTTTGCTTATATTTAGCATACTTATCAATAAAGAGGGTAAGTCAGTAA
- the drrA_3 gene encoding ABC transporter ATP-binding protein: MLLELNQLSKSYGSKNILRRITTQFTPGLYGLLGANGTGKTTLLNLISHFTTPDEGEILLDHKPQSEEFYQHIGFLPQQFSYYGRFSGRDFLLYMAALKGIPKHKAKQETDELLKLVDLYDVRLKRIASYSGGMKQRLGIAQALLNDPKILILDEPTVGLDPKERVKFRNIISELSANKIIILSTHIVSDVEAIAKEIIILKNGQFIHKSSSQELLKTIFGKVWEFSVSDGSPLPRHGQYAVVNEKLVSSSRVFRVVSDEKPNQLAQLVSPTLEDLYIYHFREEQVL, translated from the coding sequence ATGTTATTAGAATTAAATCAATTGAGTAAGAGCTACGGATCGAAAAATATTTTGCGAAGGATTACTACTCAATTCACCCCAGGCCTTTACGGACTTTTAGGGGCTAATGGGACGGGGAAAACGACCTTGCTCAATCTCATTAGTCATTTTACGACTCCTGATGAAGGAGAGATTTTACTGGATCACAAACCTCAATCAGAGGAATTTTATCAGCATATTGGTTTTTTGCCTCAACAGTTTAGTTATTATGGTCGTTTTTCTGGTCGAGACTTTCTTCTTTATATGGCAGCCTTAAAAGGAATACCTAAACATAAAGCCAAGCAAGAAACGGATGAATTGTTAAAACTTGTGGATCTATATGATGTCCGTCTGAAGCGGATTGCCTCTTATTCTGGTGGTATGAAGCAACGTCTCGGTATTGCCCAGGCCTTACTCAATGACCCTAAAATCTTGATTTTAGATGAGCCGACAGTTGGATTAGACCCAAAAGAAAGGGTGAAGTTTCGCAATATTATTAGCGAATTGTCGGCCAACAAAATTATTATCTTATCAACTCATATTGTCTCTGATGTTGAGGCTATTGCTAAGGAGATTATCATTTTAAAAAATGGTCAATTTATCCATAAGAGTAGTAGTCAAGAATTGTTGAAAACCATCTTTGGCAAGGTCTGGGAGTTTTCTGTCTCTGATGGTTCGCCGTTACCAAGGCATGGTCAGTATGCTGTAGTCAATGAGAAACTAGTTTCATCTAGTCGTGTTTTTCGTGTGGTTAGTGATGAGAAACCAAATCAGTTGGCTCAACTAGTGTCACCAACCTTAGAAGACTTATACATTTATCACTTTAGAGAGGAACAGGTGTTATGA
- a CDS encoding D-alanyl-D-alanine carboxypeptidase, translating to MRKAFYTWLMAQRNSTSNKPAALLADLVFEDPTFPKHTDDFETISRYLEEEASFSFNLGQFDQIWEDYLSH from the coding sequence ATGAGAAAGGCGTTTTACACTTGGCTGATGGCTCAGCGCAACTCGACATCTAATAAGCCTGCTGCTTTATTAGCTGATTTGGTTTTTGAGGACCCGACCTTTCCAAAGCATACAGATGATTTTGAGACCATCAGTCGTTACCTTGAAGAGGAAGCGAGCTTTTCATTCAATCTGGGGCAGTTTGACCAGATTTGGGAGGATTACCTTAGCCACTAG
- the frr gene encoding ribosome recycling factor — MANAIIETAKERFTQSHHSLAREYASIRAGRANASLLDRIQVDYYGAPTPLNQLASITVPEARVLLISPFDKSSIKDIERALNASDLGITPANDGSVIRLVIPALTEETRKELAKEVKKVGETAKVSIRNIRRDAMDEAKKQEKAKEITEDELKALEKDIQKATDEAVKEIDRMTADKEKELLSV, encoded by the coding sequence ATGGCAAATGCAATTATTGAAACTGCGAAAGAACGTTTTACACAGTCACATCACTCACTAGCACGCGAGTATGCAAGCATTCGTGCAGGTCGTGCTAATGCTAGCCTTTTGGATCGTATTCAGGTGGATTATTATGGTGCACCAACGCCGTTGAACCAATTGGCTTCTATTACAGTACCAGAGGCGCGTGTGCTTTTGATTTCACCATTTGACAAATCATCAATCAAGGATATTGAGCGTGCCTTGAATGCTTCTGATTTGGGCATTACACCAGCTAACGATGGCTCTGTCATCCGCTTGGTTATTCCAGCGCTTACAGAAGAAACACGTAAGGAATTAGCCAAGGAAGTGAAAAAGGTTGGTGAGACTGCGAAGGTTTCGATTCGCAATATTCGTCGTGATGCTATGGACGAGGCTAAAAAGCAGGAGAAGGCTAAGGAAATCACTGAAGATGAGTTAAAAGCCTTGGAAAAGGATATTCAAAAAGCAACAGATGAGGCTGTCAAAGAGATTGACCGAATGACTGCTGACAAAGAAAAGGAATTACTTTCAGTTTAA
- the dgkA gene encoding diacylglycerol kinase, whose product MASQDNNKRKWKNRTVIASLEFALTGVLTAFKEERNLRSHLLSALLASLAGIVFGISAIEWLFLLLAIFLVITLEIVNSAIENVVDLASDYHFSMLAKHAKDMAAGAVLVISGYAVLTGLIIFVPKIWRMLCH is encoded by the coding sequence ATGGCCTCACAAGACAATAATAAACGCAAATGGAAAAACAGAACAGTAATTGCCAGCTTAGAATTTGCTTTGACAGGGGTTCTGACAGCCTTTAAGGAGGAGCGTAACCTAAGAAGTCATCTTTTGTCAGCCCTGTTAGCCTCTTTGGCTGGGATTGTTTTTGGTATTTCTGCTATAGAATGGCTGTTTTTATTGCTGGCTATTTTTTTGGTGATTACCTTAGAGATTGTCAATTCAGCTATTGAAAATGTGGTTGACTTGGCAAGTGATTACCATTTCTCCATGCTGGCTAAGCATGCCAAGGATATGGCTGCAGGTGCTGTCCTGGTCATTTCAGGCTATGCTGTTTTGACGGGGCTGATTATCTTTGTTCCCAAAATTTGGCGAATGTTATGCCATTAA
- the cynR gene encoding LysR family transcriptional regulator, translated as MDIKHLRFFIAIVENNFNLSRTAQQLYISQPTLSIMINDFEEKQGIKLFNKKYNKILGLTMTGKQFYEDSLEVIRKYDKMHQNLFSTNQKLDGNITIGIPPLILSIVFSKIMPEIILENPNIHFNIKEYGANRLRQELILENVDIAILLHPERIAANTIDSFQIQESELCAFVSKNHHLANKKILTWIELHNEKLAIFDKTFMIHHLIKEKCKYTDINPQIILESASWDFLINSTRINPQLMTIIPKPTVDSYGFQDIVAIPMENPIPWKVMVSRLKKDHYSTIEEYIFNKMLEKFHVIE; from the coding sequence ATGGATATTAAACATTTACGCTTTTTCATTGCTATTGTAGAAAATAATTTTAACCTGAGCCGTACCGCTCAACAGCTTTATATTTCCCAGCCTACCCTCAGTATTATGATTAATGATTTTGAAGAAAAGCAGGGCATTAAGCTCTTCAATAAAAAATACAATAAAATCCTCGGCTTAACCATGACAGGCAAGCAATTTTATGAGGATTCTTTGGAGGTTATCCGCAAATATGACAAGATGCACCAAAATCTCTTTTCCACCAATCAAAAGTTGGACGGTAATATCACTATCGGCATTCCTCCATTAATTCTGTCAATTGTTTTTTCAAAAATCATGCCAGAAATTATTCTAGAAAATCCCAATATCCACTTTAATATTAAGGAGTATGGTGCTAATCGGCTACGTCAGGAATTGATTTTAGAGAATGTGGATATCGCCATTCTTCTGCATCCTGAACGAATTGCTGCAAACACCATTGATTCTTTCCAAATCCAAGAATCTGAGCTCTGTGCATTTGTCTCCAAGAACCACCATTTGGCCAATAAAAAAATCCTGACTTGGATAGAACTCCACAATGAAAAACTAGCTATATTTGATAAAACCTTCATGATTCACCATCTCATCAAGGAAAAATGTAAGTATACTGACATTAACCCCCAAATCATTCTGGAATCAGCTTCTTGGGACTTTCTGATCAATTCTACTCGTATCAACCCTCAACTAATGACGATTATTCCAAAACCAACGGTAGATAGCTATGGTTTTCAGGATATTGTGGCTATTCCTATGGAGAATCCTATTCCTTGGAAAGTCATGGTTAGTCGTCTCAAAAAAGATCATTATTCCACCATAGAAGAATACATTTTCAACAAAATGCTTGAAAAATTTCATGTAATCGAATAG
- the era gene encoding GTP-binding protein Era — protein sequence MFKSGFVAILGRPNVGKSTFLNHVMGQKIAVMSDKAQTTRNKIMGIYTTETEQIVFIDTPGIHKPKTALGDFMVESAYSTLREVETVLFMVPADEKRGKGDDMIIERLKAARIPVILVINKIDKVHPDQLLEQIDDFRSQMDFKEIVPISALQGNNVETLVQLLKDNLEEGFQYFPEDQITDHPERFLVSEMVREKVLHLTQQEVPHSVAVVVDSMKRDEVTDKVHIRVTIMVERDSQKGIIIGKQGAMLKKIGKLARRDIELMLGDKVYLETWVKVKKNWRDKKLDLADFGYNQKEY from the coding sequence ATGTTTAAATCAGGCTTTGTTGCCATTCTTGGCCGACCAAATGTCGGCAAATCAACGTTTTTGAATCATGTCATGGGACAAAAAATCGCCGTTATGAGCGATAAGGCGCAGACAACCCGTAATAAAATTATGGGAATCTATACCACAGAGACAGAGCAAATTGTTTTTATTGACACGCCAGGCATTCATAAGCCTAAGACAGCCTTAGGTGATTTTATGGTGGAATCAGCCTATAGTACCCTGCGTGAGGTTGAGACGGTTCTTTTTATGGTGCCTGCTGATGAAAAGCGTGGTAAGGGTGATGATATGATTATCGAACGCCTCAAGGCTGCTCGTATTCCGGTTATTTTGGTGATCAACAAAATTGACAAGGTTCACCCAGACCAATTATTGGAGCAGATTGATGATTTCCGTAGTCAGATGGACTTTAAGGAAATTGTTCCTATTTCAGCACTTCAAGGAAACAACGTCGAAACGCTCGTTCAGCTCTTAAAGGATAACCTTGAAGAGGGCTTCCAGTATTTCCCAGAGGATCAAATCACTGATCACCCAGAGCGCTTTCTTGTTTCTGAGATGGTTCGTGAAAAGGTGCTTCACTTGACACAGCAGGAGGTGCCTCATTCAGTTGCTGTTGTGGTCGATTCGATGAAGCGTGATGAGGTGACTGACAAGGTGCATATCCGAGTTACCATCATGGTAGAGCGTGACAGCCAAAAAGGCATTATTATTGGAAAACAAGGCGCCATGCTCAAAAAAATCGGTAAGCTGGCAAGGCGTGATATTGAGCTAATGCTAGGCGATAAGGTCTATCTGGAGACCTGGGTCAAGGTTAAGAAAAACTGGCGTGACAAAAAGCTTGATTTAGCTGACTTTGGCTATAATCAGAAGGAGTATTGA
- a CDS encoding putative metalloprotease yields MMYIEMIDETKQVSQEMMEQTIDLLNFAAKTIGKEDKEMAVTFVTNDRSHALNLEYRDTDRPTDVISLEYKPELPIAFSQEDLELDPDLAGMIQEFDAYIGELFISVDKAHEQAEAYGHSFEREMGFLAVHGFLHINGYDHYTPEEEKEMFTLQEEILTAYGLTRQ; encoded by the coding sequence ATGATGTATATAGAGATGATTGATGAAACTAAGCAGGTTTCTCAAGAGATGATGGAGCAAACCATTGATTTGCTCAATTTTGCTGCCAAAACAATTGGTAAAGAGGACAAGGAAATGGCGGTTACCTTTGTGACCAATGATAGAAGCCACGCCTTGAATCTTGAATATCGTGATACTGATCGTCCGACTGATGTGATTTCTCTGGAGTACAAGCCAGAGCTTCCGATCGCCTTTAGCCAAGAGGATTTGGAGCTTGATCCTGACTTGGCAGGTATGATACAGGAGTTTGATGCTTATATTGGGGAGCTGTTTATTTCTGTTGACAAAGCCCATGAGCAGGCAGAAGCCTATGGGCATTCCTTTGAGCGTGAGATGGGCTTCTTGGCTGTTCATGGTTTTTTGCATATTAATGGTTATGATCATTACACTCCTGAGGAAGAAAAAGAGATGTTTACGTTACAGGAAGAGATTTTGACTGCTTATGGCCTCACAAGACAATAA
- a CDS encoding uracil DNA glycosylase superfamily protein → MTELLQAIMADPANRDYTKKGIEPLYAAPQTARIVIVGQAPGIVAQETRLYWNDRSGVRLRAWLGVDDRTFYQSGLFGVLPMDFYYPGKGKSGDLPPRKGFAAKWHGPLMALMPQVELVVLVGQYAQQYYLGEGCRRNLTETVQHFEDYLPDYFPLVHPSPRNQLWLAKNAWFEEELVPVLKDKVRQILRG, encoded by the coding sequence ATGACAGAGCTATTGCAAGCGATTATGGCTGATCCTGCCAATCGTGACTATACCAAAAAAGGTATCGAACCACTTTATGCAGCTCCTCAGACCGCTCGGATAGTCATTGTTGGTCAGGCGCCTGGTATTGTAGCTCAGGAGACGCGTCTGTACTGGAATGATCGTAGCGGAGTTCGCTTGAGAGCTTGGCTGGGTGTTGATGACAGGACCTTTTATCAGTCGGGCTTGTTTGGCGTTCTTCCTATGGATTTTTATTATCCCGGTAAGGGAAAATCAGGTGATTTACCACCGCGAAAGGGCTTTGCTGCCAAGTGGCATGGTCCGTTAATGGCCTTGATGCCTCAGGTTGAATTGGTGGTGCTGGTCGGACAGTATGCCCAGCAATATTACCTTGGTGAAGGTTGTAGACGCAATCTTACCGAAACGGTGCAGCATTTTGAGGACTATCTTCCGGATTATTTTCCCCTTGTTCACCCATCTCCTAGAAATCAGCTTTGGTTGGCTAAAAATGCTTGGTTTGAAGAGGAGCTGGTTCCTGTTTTAAAGGATAAGGTGAGGCAGATTTTACGCGGCTAG
- the msrA gene encoding methionine sulfoxide reductase A, which translates to MERAIFAGGCFWCMVQPFEEQAGILSVRSGYTGGHVHNPSYEQVCSKTTGHTEAVEIIFDPSLISYSDLVELYWAQTDPTDAFGQFEDRGDNYRPVIYYTDERQREIAERSKQTLQASGRFDQPIVTSIEPAEPFYLAEDYHQGFYQKNPERYAQSSAIRHQFLEEHWQ; encoded by the coding sequence ATGGAAAGAGCAATTTTTGCAGGAGGCTGTTTTTGGTGTATGGTGCAGCCTTTTGAGGAGCAGGCAGGTATTTTATCAGTGAGAAGTGGCTACACAGGAGGGCATGTTCACAATCCAAGCTATGAGCAGGTTTGCTCAAAGACGACAGGCCATACTGAAGCTGTTGAGATTATCTTTGATCCGAGTCTGATCAGCTATTCAGATTTGGTAGAGCTTTACTGGGCTCAGACAGACCCGACCGATGCCTTTGGGCAATTTGAGGATAGAGGAGACAACTATCGGCCGGTGATTTACTATACTGATGAGCGGCAGCGGGAAATTGCAGAGCGGTCCAAGCAGACCCTGCAGGCCTCAGGGCGCTTTGACCAGCCCATTGTGACAAGCATTGAACCGGCAGAGCCTTTTTATCTAGCAGAGGACTATCATCAGGGCTTTTATCAAAAGAATCCAGAGCGTTATGCACAAAGTAGTGCTATTCGTCATCAATTTTTGGAGGAGCATTGGCAATGA
- the cvfB gene encoding S1 RNA binding domain, translated as MNHLLATVITGLVKEENSQFYLVQKEGLSFALAKEEGSHRLGDMVKGFVYTDMKQRLRLTTKPIDARRDHYGWGEVTTVRRDLGVFVDTGIPDKEIVVSLDVLPELKDLWPKKGDRLYLKLVVDKKDRIWGLPAEPEIFQRLASPAYDNMQNQSLPAIVYRLKLSGTFVYLPENNMLGFIHPSERYTEPRLGQVLTARVIGFRERDRTLNLSLKPRSFEMLENDAQMILTYLKSNGGYMTLNDKSSPEDIKATFGISKGQFKKALGGLMKANKIKQDVTGTELIS; from the coding sequence ATGAATCATTTATTAGCAACAGTTATCACTGGCTTAGTAAAAGAAGAAAATAGTCAGTTTTATCTTGTCCAAAAGGAGGGGCTGAGCTTTGCTCTAGCTAAGGAGGAAGGCAGTCATAGATTAGGAGATATGGTTAAGGGCTTTGTCTATACAGATATGAAGCAAAGACTACGCTTGACCACGAAGCCTATTGACGCAAGGCGTGATCATTATGGCTGGGGCGAGGTGACCACTGTCCGTCGTGATCTTGGGGTGTTTGTTGATACTGGTATTCCAGATAAGGAGATTGTGGTTTCCTTAGATGTTTTGCCGGAGCTAAAGGATCTTTGGCCTAAAAAAGGAGACAGGCTTTATCTTAAGCTTGTGGTTGACAAAAAAGATCGTATCTGGGGTTTGCCAGCTGAGCCAGAGATATTTCAAAGGCTTGCTAGTCCAGCCTATGATAACATGCAAAATCAAAGCCTGCCTGCTATTGTCTATCGCTTGAAGCTATCAGGGACCTTTGTTTACCTGCCAGAAAATAATATGCTGGGCTTTATCCACCCTAGCGAGCGTTATACGGAGCCTCGTTTGGGGCAGGTTTTGACCGCTCGGGTGATTGGCTTTAGAGAACGTGACCGTACCCTCAACCTTTCGCTAAAGCCGCGTTCCTTTGAAATGCTGGAAAACGATGCCCAGATGATTCTGACCTATCTCAAGTCTAATGGTGGCTACATGACTCTTAATGATAAGTCAAGCCCAGAGGATATCAAGGCAACCTTTGGGATTTCCAAGGGTCAATTTAAAAAGGCCTTAGGTGGTTTGATGAAGGCTAACAAGATCAAGCAGGACGTGACAGGAACTGAGCTGATATCATAG
- a CDS encoding membrane protein has protein sequence MKALLPFELKKLIRTKSVLGMFIVSLLAIFGLFYINFFNGQISGSSIDKIHGRDAVEINKRFAEEHTGQLSNELLIRTIKDYTLGGSSKILSSMCMATM, from the coding sequence ATGAAAGCTCTCTTACCATTTGAATTAAAAAAACTGATCCGAACCAAATCAGTTTTGGGAATGTTTATTGTTAGCTTATTAGCAATCTTTGGGTTATTTTATATCAACTTTTTTAATGGACAAATCAGTGGTTCTTCGATAGATAAAATTCATGGAAGAGATGCTGTTGAGATAAACAAGCGATTTGCGGAAGAACATACCGGTCAATTGTCCAATGAGTTATTAATTAGAACAATCAAAGATTATACTCTAGGTGGCAGCTCAAAAATCCTGTCTTCAATGTGTATGGCTACTATGTAA
- the pyrH gene encoding uridylate kinase produces MKPKYQRILIKLSGEALAGDKGVGIDITTVQSIAKEIAEVHNSGVEIALVIGGGNLWRGEPAAEAGMDRVQADYTGMLGTVMNALVMADSLQHYGVDTRVQTAIPMQNVAEPYIRGRALRHLEKGRIVVFGAGIGSPYFSTDTTAALRAAEIEADAILMAKNGVDGVYNADPRKDANAVKFDELTHGEVIKRGLKIMDATASTLSMDNDIDLVVFNMNEAGNIKRVVFGEHIGTTVSNKACD; encoded by the coding sequence GTGAAACCTAAATATCAACGTATTTTAATCAAATTGTCTGGCGAGGCCTTGGCTGGTGATAAGGGTGTTGGCATTGACATAACAACGGTTCAGTCGATTGCTAAAGAGATCGCAGAAGTTCACAATTCAGGTGTTGAAATTGCTCTTGTTATTGGTGGTGGTAATCTCTGGCGCGGTGAGCCTGCTGCAGAGGCTGGTATGGATCGTGTGCAGGCTGATTACACAGGCATGCTTGGAACCGTTATGAATGCTCTAGTAATGGCTGATAGCCTTCAGCATTATGGCGTTGATACTCGTGTGCAGACAGCTATTCCCATGCAAAACGTTGCAGAGCCTTATATTCGAGGTCGTGCGCTTCGTCATCTGGAAAAGGGGCGCATTGTTGTTTTCGGTGCTGGTATTGGGTCACCTTATTTTTCAACAGATACGACAGCGGCCTTACGTGCTGCTGAGATTGAGGCAGATGCTATCTTGATGGCTAAAAATGGTGTTGATGGTGTCTACAATGCTGACCCAAGAAAGGACGCAAACGCTGTTAAGTTTGATGAATTGACTCATGGGGAGGTTATCAAGCGCGGTCTCAAGATTATGGACGCGACAGCTTCAACCTTGTCAATGGATAATGATATTGATTTGGTTGTCTTTAATATGAATGAAGCAGGAAATATCAAGCGTGTGGTCTTTGGAGAGCATATTGGCACAACGGTATCAAATAAGGCCTGCGATTAG
- the phoL gene encoding phosphate starvation-inducible protein PhoH: protein MHYSTDISLNHPDDLLALFGSNERHLKMIESHLNVVIHARTERVQIIGDDERAVELARLTIQALLVLVGRGMVINTSDVVTALSMADSDRLDQFVALYEEEIIKDFYSKPIRVKTLGQKAYVDSIKHHDVVFGIGPAGTGKTFLAVTLAVTALKRGQVKRIILTRPAVEAGESLGFLPGDLKEKVDPYLRPVYDALYQILGKEQTTRLMERDIIEIAPLAYMRGRTLDDAFVILDEAQNTTIMQMKMFLTRLGFQSKMIVNGDISQIDLPRHITSGLIDAAQKLQAIKQIDFVHFSAKDVVRHPVVAEIIKAYETVGSKAESLKSSPNQLQHQTKAPDRPKTETGQSTSGLTTYEVIGELPKEDKS from the coding sequence TTGCATTATTCGACTGACATTAGCTTGAATCACCCAGATGATCTGTTAGCTCTTTTTGGTAGCAATGAGCGCCATTTGAAGATGATAGAATCTCACCTCAATGTTGTGATTCATGCTAGAACTGAGCGAGTTCAGATTATTGGTGATGATGAGCGGGCTGTTGAGCTAGCGCGTTTGACGATACAAGCCCTTTTAGTTTTGGTGGGGCGTGGCATGGTTATCAATACCTCTGATGTGGTGACTGCGCTGTCTATGGCGGATTCAGATAGGCTTGATCAATTTGTTGCTCTTTATGAGGAAGAGATTATCAAGGACTTTTATAGCAAGCCAATTCGTGTTAAGACGCTAGGGCAAAAGGCCTATGTTGATAGTATCAAGCATCATGATGTGGTATTTGGTATTGGTCCGGCTGGAACAGGAAAGACCTTTTTAGCAGTTACGCTAGCAGTTACTGCTTTAAAGCGTGGTCAGGTTAAGCGGATCATTCTCACACGCCCAGCTGTTGAAGCAGGAGAAAGCTTAGGCTTTTTACCAGGGGATTTGAAGGAAAAGGTTGATCCTTACCTTAGACCAGTCTACGATGCCCTTTATCAGATTCTTGGTAAAGAGCAGACTACTCGGTTAATGGAGCGTGATATTATTGAGATTGCTCCCTTGGCTTATATGCGTGGTCGGACCTTAGATGATGCCTTTGTGATTTTAGATGAGGCGCAAAACACGACCATCATGCAGATGAAGATGTTTTTAACCAGACTTGGTTTTCAGTCTAAAATGATTGTTAATGGGGACATTAGTCAGATTGATTTGCCGCGTCATATCACATCAGGCTTGATTGATGCAGCTCAAAAATTGCAGGCCATCAAGCAGATTGATTTTGTGCATTTTTCAGCCAAGGACGTGGTGCGTCACCCTGTTGTTGCTGAGATTATTAAGGCCTATGAAACTGTAGGTTCAAAAGCAGAGTCATTAAAAAGCAGCCCTAATCAGCTGCAACATCAGACTAAGGCTCCAGATCGGCCTAAAACAGAGACGGGTCAGTCTACGTCAGGCTTAACAACCTATGAGGTCATTGGAGAGCTGCCTAAAGAAGACAAATCGTAA
- the spiR1 gene encoding regulatory protein, single domain response regulator: protein MKYVILYKNRSVVKLPISETYDVTTHSSKPHTVVFVTLKGEFGAATSLRQIEGESAGKLKRCHRQYFINESKISGFDYATRIIKVTDSRISYRRSLLSTELQVLSRLI, encoded by the coding sequence ATGAAATATGTTATTTTATATAAGAATAGGTCAGTTGTTAAATTACCAATCTCTGAAACCTATGATGTGACAACACATTCATCTAAGCCTCACACAGTAGTATTTGTTACCCTAAAAGGGGAATTTGGGGCAGCTACGTCACTGAGACAGATTGAGGGAGAAAGTGCTGGGAAATTAAAAAGGTGTCATCGTCAATATTTCATTAATGAATCGAAAATCTCTGGATTTGATTATGCTACGAGAATAATAAAGGTTACAGACAGCAGGATTTCGTACAGGAGAAGTCTACTGAGTACTGAGTTACAGGTGCTCAGTAGACTCATTTAA